The window GAGGGATGAGACCACGCCACTTCTCCCGGTCAAGGCGGAAGAGGAAGATGGGATCCATGAGTTCAATGGAGCCTCTTTCTCGGGTGCAGTTTTCAATCTGTCGACAACCATCGTGGGGGCTGGAATTATGGCCCTGCCAGCAAGTATCAAGATGCTAGGCATTATCCCGGGTATTTTGATGATCATCCTTGTGGCATTGCTCACTGAGGCATCAATTGACATGATGGTCAGGTGCAGCCACCAGGCCAAGATTACATCCTATGGCTGGCTGATGGGTGACTCTTTTGGTCAATGGGGGAGGATTGCGCTGCAAGCATCTGTGGTCATAAACAACATTGGCGTCATGATTGTATACATGATTATCATCGGTATGCCTGTGACACGACCCTTTTCTGTTATGCCTACCTGTCATCGAGAGTTGTCATGTTGAATATCGATGATTGGCAGTATACGTTCAGGTGCTATATTTGTAGTTGCTGAATTGCATAATATGGAATCCTTGGAAGCTAATAAGTAATAACTTATAAATTAATTACTAGTGAACACTGATACAATTCTTCGGTATAACACTTTTTGGTTCAGTGCGGCTGATTATTAACATAGATCTTTTCATTGATGTTGGGACTCCGTTTCCCATAATACTCAAGTTTGATCGACCTCCCTAAAAAAATCTCCACTATGTTACCTATATGCTCCTATGTCTGTCCAAGTGATGTATTAGATGACATATCGAAATAAGCGCAAAATATGCTCTCTCTTCTTTTAGGAAATAGTTGTGTCCTTTTTTGGACCATGCAATTTGCCTCAAACTATTATTGATACTGCCTGTTTATCTTTTTCCAGGTGATGTGCTATCGGGAACATCTACAACTGGTGTTCATCACCGGGGTATCTTTGAGGGGTGGTTTGGTCCTCATTTTTGGAATTCTCGTCCAGTTGTTCTCCTTGCCACAACTATTTTTGTGTTTGCCCCATTGGTGAGCTTTAAGCGATTGGGTAAGTTTGTTGCATTGAAGAAAGAGGTCCATTTTGCTATTTCTTTTATAGTATCTGAACCAAATTACTAACCGAGCATCTTTGGCCGCAGATTCATTGAGATACACATCTGCTCTGTCAGTTGCCCTTGCTGTGGTTTTTGTTGTCATCACTGCTGGAATTGCTATTCTCAGACTGATAGAAGGGACCGCGGAGATTCCCAAACTCTTCCCTGAGATACATGAAATCAATTCCATCTGGGAACTCTTTACAGCTGTGCCGGTTCTTGTCACTGCCTACATTTGCCACTACAATGGTGTGTCTTCTACTTCATACTTGGTTTGCTCTTGCTGTTGTTCATTTCTCTGAGATCTAAAACATCTGTTTTTCATGTTTGGACAGTTCACAGCATCGATAATGAGCTGGAAGATAGAAGTCAGACTAAGCCAATTGTGCGAACTTCACTCGCTCTCTGTTCAAGTGTTTATGTTGCGACAAGCTTCTTTGCATATCTCCTCTTTGGCGAGGGTACCCTCTCTGATGTGCTCGCCAATTTTGACTCCGACCTTCATATTCCATTCAGCTCTGTCTTCAATGATATAGTCAGAGTGAGCTATGTAGTCCATGTCATGCTCGTTTTCCCTATAGTCTTCTTTGCCCTTAGGCTCAACCTGGATGGACTCCTCTTCCCCACCTCAAGGCACATTTCTCATGACAACCGAAGGTTTACCATTATCACCGTCTCACTCCTTGTTGTGATTTATCTTGCTGCCAACTtcataccaagcatctgggatgcGTTCCAGTTCACTGGTGCTACAGCTGCTGTCCTGATTGGTTTCATCTTTCCTGCCATGATCATACTCAGGTAATCAGCATTCTGTTTGTGTGATGTGTGCCTGATGTTTGTAGGTATCCTTTTGGTTTACATGTCCAATAACTTTATTCTGCTCATTGTTTCTTCAGGGATTCTTATGGGATCGCAACCAAGCGCGACAAGGTTTTAGCTGTAACCATGATTGTGCTTGCTGTGCTCTCCAATTCAGTGGCCCTGTACAGCGATGCGATGAGCATCTTCTACAGGAAGGTGGAGGCCTAGTCT is drawn from Triticum dicoccoides isolate Atlit2015 ecotype Zavitan chromosome 6B, WEW_v2.0, whole genome shotgun sequence and contains these coding sequences:
- the LOC119323006 gene encoding amino acid transporter AVT6A-like, whose amino-acid sequence is MGIGDASPSENQSAHKEKRDETTPLLPVKAEEEDGIHEFNGASFSGAVFNLSTTIVGAGIMALPASIKMLGIIPGILMIILVALLTEASIDMMVRCSHQAKITSYGWLMGDSFGQWGRIALQASVVINNIGVMIVYMIIIGDVLSGTSTTGVHHRGIFEGWFGPHFWNSRPVVLLATTIFVFAPLVSFKRLDSLRYTSALSVALAVVFVVITAGIAILRLIEGTAEIPKLFPEIHEINSIWELFTAVPVLVTAYICHYNVHSIDNELEDRSQTKPIVRTSLALCSSVYVATSFFAYLLFGEGTLSDVLANFDSDLHIPFSSVFNDIVRVSYVVHVMLVFPIVFFALRLNLDGLLFPTSRHISHDNRRFTIITVSLLVVIYLAANFIPSIWDAFQFTGATAAVLIGFIFPAMIILRDSYGIATKRDKVLAVTMIVLAVLSNSVALYSDAMSIFYRKVEA